A stretch of Oryza brachyantha chromosome 4, ObraRS2, whole genome shotgun sequence DNA encodes these proteins:
- the LOC102704055 gene encoding 2-phytyl-1,4-beta-naphthoquinone methyltransferase, chloroplastic isoform X2, whose translation MEAHLRLLVQARAKRGDRVLDLCCGSGDLAFLLSEKVGLDGQVMAVDFSRQQLQTAANRQEQRWKPCYKNIKWIEGDALGLPFADCYFDAVTVGYGLRNVVDKPKAMREIFRVLKPGSRASVLDFNKSSSLFTTSLQSWMIDNVVVPLASGYGLTEEYKYLKSSISQYLTGKELEELAKEAGFSAAKHYELGGGLMGDLVATR comes from the exons ATGGAAGCGCATCTGCGTCTCTTGGTCCAG GCTAGGGCGAAGAGAGGGGATCGTGTTCTTGATCTCTGTTGCGGGAGCGGGGATTTGGCATTCCTTCTGTCTGAGAAGGTTGGACTGGATGGACAG GTGATGGCTGTTGATTTCTCAAGGCAGCAGCTGCAAACTGCTGCTAACCGTCAGGAGCAACGCTGGAAACCTTGCTACAAGAACATCAA GTGGATCGAAGGTGATGCACTTGGTTTGCCTTTCGCGGACTGCTACTTCGATGCTGTTACGGTTGGTTATGGGTTGCGCAATGTGGTTGACAAACCCAAAGCGATGCGGGAGATATTTAGGGTCCTAAAACCAG GATCAAGAGCATCTGTTCTAGATTTTAACAAGAGCTCATCGCTTTTCACAACATCATTGCAG AGTTGGATGATTGATAACGTTGTGGTTCCTTTGGCCAGTGGCTATGGACTCACTGAAGAATACAAGTACCTGAAAAGTTCGATATCACAGTATCTAACAG GAAAAGAGCTGGAGGAGTTAGCTAAAGAAGCTGGGTTTTCTGCCGCCAAGCATTATGAACTCGGTGGAGGGCTCATGGGGGACTTGGTTGCAACTCGCTGA
- the LOC102704055 gene encoding 2-phytyl-1,4-beta-naphthoquinone methyltransferase, chloroplastic isoform X1, with translation MAALTAAISSTPAAPGPAARRRRFFAVRCSSSAADERQVLFSRIAPVYDHLNDVLSLGQHRTWKRICVSWSRAKRGDRVLDLCCGSGDLAFLLSEKVGLDGQVMAVDFSRQQLQTAANRQEQRWKPCYKNIKWIEGDALGLPFADCYFDAVTVGYGLRNVVDKPKAMREIFRVLKPGSRASVLDFNKSSSLFTTSLQSWMIDNVVVPLASGYGLTEEYKYLKSSISQYLTGKELEELAKEAGFSAAKHYELGGGLMGDLVATR, from the exons ATGGCCGCCTTAACCGCGGCGATCTCCTCGACCCCCGCGGCGCccggccccgccgctcgccgccgcaggTTCTTCGCCGTGCGCTGCTCGTCCTCCGCTGCCGACGAGCGGCAGGTCCTCTTCAGCCGCATCGCGCCCGTCTACGACCAT CTGAACGACGTGCTCAGCCTCGGACAGCACCGGACATGGAAGCGCATCTGCGTCTCTTGGTCCAG GGCGAAGAGAGGGGATCGTGTTCTTGATCTCTGTTGCGGGAGCGGGGATTTGGCATTCCTTCTGTCTGAGAAGGTTGGACTGGATGGACAG GTGATGGCTGTTGATTTCTCAAGGCAGCAGCTGCAAACTGCTGCTAACCGTCAGGAGCAACGCTGGAAACCTTGCTACAAGAACATCAA GTGGATCGAAGGTGATGCACTTGGTTTGCCTTTCGCGGACTGCTACTTCGATGCTGTTACGGTTGGTTATGGGTTGCGCAATGTGGTTGACAAACCCAAAGCGATGCGGGAGATATTTAGGGTCCTAAAACCAG GATCAAGAGCATCTGTTCTAGATTTTAACAAGAGCTCATCGCTTTTCACAACATCATTGCAG AGTTGGATGATTGATAACGTTGTGGTTCCTTTGGCCAGTGGCTATGGACTCACTGAAGAATACAAGTACCTGAAAAGTTCGATATCACAGTATCTAACAG GAAAAGAGCTGGAGGAGTTAGCTAAAGAAGCTGGGTTTTCTGCCGCCAAGCATTATGAACTCGGTGGAGGGCTCATGGGGGACTTGGTTGCAACTCGCTGA
- the LOC102700330 gene encoding GDSL esterase/lipase LTL1, with translation MGGSSLAGLLLAVAAATLLVAATPAAAAPRAFFVFGDSLVDNGNNNYLMTTARADAPPYGIDFPTHMPTGRFSNGLNIPDIISEYLGSQPALPYLSPDLRGDNLLVGANFASAGVGILNDTGIQFVNIIRIGQQLENFQNYQQKLAAFAGEDAARQVVEQSLVLITLGGNDFVNNYYLVPFSVRSRQFAIQDYVPYLISEYRKILTRLHELGPRRVIVTGTGMIGCVPAELAMHSIDGECATDLTQAADLFNPQLERMLAELNSELGGHVFIAANTNKISFDFMFNPQDYGFVTAKVACCGQGPYNGIGLCTPASNVCANRDVYAYWDAFHPTERANRLIVAQLMHGSTDHIRPMNLSTILAMDAMDETRN, from the exons ATGGGCGGTTCTTCTTTGGCTGGCCTGCTCctggccgtggcggcggcgacgctgcTCGTGGCCGCCacgcccgcggcggccgcgccccgGGCGTTCTTCGTGTTCGGCGACTCGCTCGTCGACAACGGCAACAACAACTACCTCatgacgacggcgcgcgccgacgcgccgccgtacGGGATCGACTTCCCGACGCACATGCCCACGGGGAGGTTCTCCAACGGGCTCAACATCCCCGACATTATCA GTGAGTACCTCGGGTCCCAGCCTGCGCTGCCGTACCTGAGCCCCGACCTCCGAGGCGACAACCTGCTCGTCGGCGCCaacttcgcctccgccggcgtcGGCATCCTCAACGACACCGGCATCCAGTTC gtGAACATAATCAGGATCGGGCAGCAGCTGGAGAACTTCCAGAACTACCAGCAGAAGCTGGCGGCGTtcgccggcgaggacgcgGCGAGGCAGGTGGTGGAGCAGTCGCTCGTGCTCATCACGCTCGGCGGCAACGACTTCGTCAACAACTACTACCTGGTGCCCTTCTCCGTCAGGTCCCGCCAGTTCGCCATCCAGGATTACGTCCCCTACCTCATCTCCGAGTACAGGAAGATCCTCACG AGGCTGCACGAGCTGGGCCCGCGGCGGGTGATCGTGACGGGCACGGGGATGATCGGGTGCGTGCCGGCGGAGCTCGCCATGCACAGCATCGACGGCGAGTGCGCCACCGACCTGACGCAGGCCGCCGACCTCTTCAACCCGCAGCTGGAGCGCATGCTCGCCGAGCTCAACTCCGAGCTCGGCGGCCACGTCTTCATCGCCGCCAACACCAACAAGATCAGCTTCGACTTCATGTTCAACCCCCAGGACTACG GGTTCGTGACGGCGAAGGTGGCGTGCTGCGGGCAGGGGCCGTACAACGGGATCGGGCTGTGCACGCCGGCGTCGAACGTGTGCGCGAACCGGGACGTGTACGCGTACTGGGACGCGTTCCACCCGACGGAGCGGGCGAACCGGCTCATCGTCGCGCAGCTCATGCACGGCTCCACCGACCACATCCGCCCCATGAACCTGAGCACCATCCTCGCCATGGACGCCATGGACGAGACAAGAAACTGa
- the LOC102699951 gene encoding diphthine methyltransferase homolog, with protein MDLGSCYLGGNADAVEFCPHRPFRHVLAAATYTLQEQEQEHGEEERQDRAGTVSLFSVDADEEDASRRLRLLHTVETAGVFDMKWSPLAPLLARADAHGCLALWRLEQEEDGSDEGAILRDVCSGDISSSMCLFVDWNQTADSLSVGLSDGSLSVVSMREDRLEVSEQWTAHQYEVWTCYFDRAKPHLLYSGSDDCSFSCWDLRQSPSNSVFQNKKSHNMGVCCIAQNPLERNMLLTGSYDEFLRVWDMRSMVKPVSVKSLNLGGGVWRIKYHPVIADVVLAACMHNGFAIVKVGTGDAAVMETYSKHESLAYGADWQTREGAEQSKNCSVVATCSFYDRLLRVWQPENLENL; from the exons ATGGATTTGGGGTCCTGTTACCTCGGCGGCAACGCCGACGCGGTGGAGTTCTGCCCGCACCGCCCCTTCCGccacgtcctcgccgccgccacctacacgctgcaggagcaggagcaggagcacgGTGAGGAGGAGCGGCAGGACCGGGCGGGCACCGTGTCGCTCTTCtccgtcgacgccgacgaggaggacgcgTCCCGGAGGCTCCGGCTGCTCCACACGGTGGAGACCGCCGGGGTCTTCGACATGAAGTGGAGCCCCctggcgccgctgctcgcgcggGCCGACGCCCACGGCTGCCTCGCGCTCTGGCGCctggagcaggaggaggacggaTCGGACGAAG GTGCTATTCTCAGGGATGTCTGTTCTGGAGACATTTCTTCTTCTATGTGCTTGTTTGTGGACTGGAACCAAACTGCCGATTCTCTTTCTGTCGGATTATCAGATGGTTCACTGTCTGTGGTTTCCATGAGAGAGGACCGCTTGGAGGTATCAGAACAGTGGACTGCTCATCAGTATGAAGTGTGGACATGCTATTTTGATCGTGCAAAGCCACACTTGTTGTACAGTGGCTCAGATGACTGCTCTTTCAGCTGCTGGGACTTACGCCAGAGCCCATCGAATTCTGTGTTTCAGAACAAAAAGTCACATAATATGGGTGTCTGTTGCATCGCCCAGAATCCACTGGAACGGAACATGCTACTTACTGGAAGTTATGATGAATTTCTCAGAGTTTGGGACATGAGATCAATGGTGAAACCTGTTAGCGTGAAATCCCTAAATTTAGGGGGTGGTGTATGGAGGATTAAATATCATCCTGTTATTGCGGATGTCGTCttggctgcatgcatgcacaatgGATTTGCCATTGTTAAAGTTGGTACTGGGGATGCTGCAGTAATGGAGACATATAGCAAGCATGAGTCCTTAGCATATGGTGCAGATTGGCAGACAAGAGAAGGTGCAGAACAGAGCAAGAATTGTTCAGTTGTTGCTACCTGTTCATTTTATGACCGGCTCCTCCGTGTGTGGCAACCGGAGAACCTAGAAAATCTTTAA